In a genomic window of Flavobacterium sp. KACC 22761:
- the katG gene encoding catalase/peroxidase HPI has translation MSESNESKCPYHNGQMKATSGAGTSNKDWWPNRLNLNILRQHSSLSDPMEKGFDYAAAFKTLDLNEVKKDLFALMTDSQDWWPADYGHYGPLFIRMAWHSAGTYRISDGRGGASSGNQRFAPLNSWPDNGNLDKARFLLWPIKQKYGNKISWADLMILTGNCALESMGFKTFGFAGGREDVWEPEQDVNWGAEKEWLATSDKANSRYSGDRNLDDPLAAVQMGLIYVNPEGPDGNPDPLGSGRDIRETFARMAMNDEETVALTAGGHTFGKAHGAGDASLVGAEPEGASIEQMGLGWKSSYGTGVGGDAITSGIEGAWKPNPTTWDNGYFETLFKYDWKLTKSPAGAHQWTPTDESAAATVEDAHDPTKRHAPMMTTADMAMRMDPAYEKISRDYMQNFDKFADAFARAWFKLTHRDMGPISRYLGPEVPSEILIWQDPIPAAKSELNHNDIALLKEKIQASGLSISQLVSTAWASASTFRGSDKRGGANGARIRFEPQISWEANSPTQLKNVLATYEKIQNEFTATGKVVSIADLIVLGGSVAIEKAAANAGVNIEAPFTPGRGDATLEQTDVHSFNALEPKADGFRNYKSAKCNSVTEELLVDKAQLLGLTAPEMTVLLGGLRVLNTNYDGSKHGVLTKNTETLNNDFFINLLDLGTVWKATNETGETFEGHNRKTGELKWTATRADLIFGSNSELRAIAEVYASNDAKERFVKDFVTVWTKVMNADRFDLVK, from the coding sequence ATGAGCGAATCAAATGAAAGTAAATGTCCTTATCATAACGGACAAATGAAAGCAACATCTGGAGCAGGAACATCTAATAAAGATTGGTGGCCAAATCGTTTAAATCTAAACATATTACGTCAACATTCTAGTTTATCAGATCCTATGGAAAAAGGTTTTGATTATGCTGCTGCATTTAAGACTTTAGATTTAAACGAAGTCAAAAAAGACCTTTTTGCATTAATGACAGATTCTCAGGATTGGTGGCCTGCTGATTATGGTCATTATGGTCCTTTATTTATTCGTATGGCTTGGCACAGTGCAGGAACGTATCGAATTTCTGATGGACGTGGTGGTGCCAGTTCAGGAAATCAACGTTTTGCGCCTCTTAATAGCTGGCCGGATAATGGTAATTTAGATAAAGCTCGTTTCTTGCTTTGGCCCATCAAACAAAAATATGGAAATAAAATTTCATGGGCCGATTTAATGATTTTGACAGGAAACTGCGCATTAGAATCGATGGGATTCAAAACTTTTGGATTTGCAGGAGGAAGAGAAGATGTTTGGGAACCAGAACAAGATGTAAACTGGGGAGCAGAAAAAGAATGGTTAGCTACAAGCGACAAAGCTAATAGTAGGTATTCTGGCGATAGAAACTTAGATGACCCTCTTGCAGCGGTGCAAATGGGATTAATATATGTAAACCCAGAAGGACCAGATGGAAATCCTGATCCGCTAGGTTCTGGTCGAGATATTAGAGAAACTTTTGCCCGAATGGCAATGAACGACGAGGAAACAGTAGCTTTAACAGCGGGCGGACATACTTTTGGGAAAGCGCATGGAGCAGGAGATGCATCATTAGTAGGAGCAGAGCCAGAAGGCGCGAGCATTGAACAAATGGGGCTTGGATGGAAAAGTTCGTATGGTACTGGAGTAGGCGGAGATGCGATTACAAGTGGGATCGAAGGTGCATGGAAACCAAATCCGACGACTTGGGATAACGGTTATTTTGAAACTTTGTTTAAATATGACTGGAAATTAACTAAAAGTCCAGCAGGTGCACATCAATGGACACCAACAGATGAGAGCGCTGCTGCAACTGTAGAAGATGCACATGACCCAACGAAAAGACATGCGCCAATGATGACAACGGCAGATATGGCCATGAGAATGGATCCAGCTTATGAAAAAATTTCAAGAGATTACATGCAGAATTTTGACAAATTCGCAGATGCTTTTGCAAGAGCTTGGTTCAAATTGACACACAGAGATATGGGACCAATCAGCCGTTATTTAGGGCCAGAAGTTCCTAGTGAAATTCTGATATGGCAAGACCCGATTCCTGCCGCTAAAAGCGAATTGAATCATAACGATATTGCTCTTTTGAAAGAGAAAATTCAAGCTAGCGGACTTTCAATTTCTCAATTGGTATCGACTGCATGGGCTTCGGCTTCTACTTTTAGAGGTTCTGATAAACGTGGAGGTGCTAATGGCGCTCGTATTCGTTTTGAGCCTCAAATTAGTTGGGAAGCCAATTCGCCTACACAATTGAAAAATGTATTAGCTACGTATGAAAAAATACAAAATGAATTTACAGCTACTGGAAAAGTAGTTTCTATTGCAGATTTGATTGTTTTAGGAGGATCTGTTGCAATTGAAAAAGCGGCTGCAAATGCAGGAGTAAATATTGAAGCTCCTTTTACGCCAGGCAGAGGTGATGCTACTTTAGAACAAACAGATGTTCATTCTTTCAACGCATTAGAACCAAAAGCTGACGGATTTAGAAATTATAAAAGTGCTAAATGCAATTCAGTAACAGAAGAACTTTTAGTGGATAAAGCGCAATTACTAGGGTTAACAGCTCCTGAAATGACAGTTTTGCTTGGTGGTCTGAGAGTGTTGAATACTAATTATGACGGTTCTAAACATGGTGTATTGACAAAAAATACAGAAACATTAAACAATGATTTCTTCATCAATTTACTAGATTTAGGTACAGTATGGAAAGCAACTAACGAAACTGGTGAAACTTTTGAAGGGCATAATCGCAAAACAGGTGAATTGAAATGGACCGCAACACGTGCTGATCTTATTTTTGGGTCAAATTCAGAATTGCGTGCCATTGCGGAAGTTTACGCATCTAACGATGCAAAAGAACGATTTGTAAAAGATTTCGTTACTGTATGGACAAAAGTAATGAACGCCGACCGATTTGATTTAGTTAAATAA
- the purU gene encoding formyltetrahydrofolate deformylase: protein MQKITILIHCKDQKGIIAAVTTFIAKVEGNITYIDQHVDVEQNVFFMRLECEFTNHKTTIESFKADFDQTIASDFDMSWDLYNQEQKPKMALFVSKYDHCLFDILGRYSADELNVEIPVIISNHNDLRCVAERFNIPFHCVPFTKDNKEEGEAKQIELLKRYEINFIVLARYMQIITPNLISLYENKIINIHHSFLPAFPGAKPYHSAFKRGVKIIGATSHYVTEELDEGPIIEQDIARVSHIHSVEDFIMKGRDLERIVLARAIKLHAERKTMVYSNKTVVFS, encoded by the coding sequence ATGCAAAAAATTACCATTCTAATTCATTGTAAAGACCAAAAAGGGATTATCGCTGCAGTGACAACTTTTATTGCTAAAGTAGAAGGAAATATCACGTACATCGATCAACATGTTGATGTAGAGCAAAATGTATTTTTTATGCGATTGGAATGTGAATTTACCAATCATAAAACTACAATAGAAAGCTTTAAAGCCGATTTTGATCAAACTATTGCGTCCGATTTTGATATGTCATGGGATTTGTACAATCAGGAACAAAAACCAAAAATGGCCTTGTTTGTTTCTAAATACGATCATTGCCTTTTTGATATTTTAGGACGCTACAGCGCTGATGAATTGAATGTAGAAATTCCAGTTATTATTAGCAACCACAATGATTTGAGATGTGTTGCTGAACGTTTTAACATTCCGTTTCATTGCGTTCCTTTTACAAAAGACAATAAAGAAGAAGGCGAAGCAAAACAAATTGAATTATTAAAGCGATACGAAATCAACTTTATTGTTTTGGCGCGCTATATGCAGATTATTACGCCAAATCTAATCAGTCTTTACGAAAATAAAATCATTAATATTCATCACTCGTTTTTGCCTGCATTTCCGGGCGCAAAACCGTATCATTCGGCTTTTAAACGTGGTGTAAAAATTATTGGCGCCACAAGCCATTATGTTACCGAAGAATTAGACGAAGGTCCAATTATTGAGCAAGATATTGCAAGAGTTTCCCATATTCACTCTGTTGAAGATTTTATCATGAAAGGACGTGATTTGGAAAGAATAGTTCTAGCAAGAGCAATTAAATTGCATGCTGAAAGAAAAACAATGGTTTACAGTAATAAAACGGTGGTTTTTTCTTAA
- a CDS encoding DUF4197 domain-containing protein yields MKKILLFALTFSMISCAEMQQTLNQLPQIASQIPAGGVDISAGLKEALNKGITQQVSKLTAVDGFYKNEAVKILLPEELQKVDATLRKVGLSSLADEGIKMLNRAAEDAVKEATPIFVSAVKNMSFTDAKNILLGNDSAATSYLQSSTTTALYGKFNPVIKSSFAKVGADEVWTKIITKYNTIPLVKKVNPDLTDYTTNQALTGVFKMIAVEEKEIRNNISARTTPLLKSVFAMQDGK; encoded by the coding sequence ATGAAAAAGATTTTATTATTCGCCCTTACATTTTCAATGATTTCATGCGCCGAAATGCAACAGACTTTAAATCAACTTCCGCAAATTGCATCACAAATTCCTGCTGGTGGTGTCGATATTTCGGCTGGATTGAAAGAAGCCTTGAATAAAGGAATTACACAACAAGTGAGCAAATTAACCGCAGTGGATGGTTTTTACAAAAATGAAGCTGTAAAAATTTTATTGCCCGAAGAATTACAAAAAGTAGATGCAACATTGCGCAAAGTAGGACTGAGCTCTCTTGCTGATGAAGGAATCAAAATGCTAAACCGTGCGGCAGAAGATGCCGTGAAAGAAGCAACTCCAATATTTGTTTCGGCTGTTAAAAATATGTCGTTTACAGATGCTAAAAATATTTTGCTTGGAAATGATAGTGCCGCGACATCCTATTTGCAAAGCAGCACAACAACGGCTTTGTACGGGAAATTTAATCCGGTGATTAAAAGCTCGTTTGCAAAAGTTGGAGCTGATGAAGTTTGGACAAAAATTATCACAAAATACAACACTATTCCGCTTGTAAAAAAAGTAAATCCAGATTTGACTGATTATACTACGAATCAAGCATTAACAGGTGTTTTTAAAATGATTGCTGTAGAAGAAAAAGAAATCCGTAATAATATCAGTGCAAGAACAACACCTTTATTGAAAAGTGTTTTTGCAATGCAGGACGGAAAATAA
- a CDS encoding cytochrome c oxidase assembly factor Coa1 family protein: protein MEDSNELIVDKRSWWGKNWKWFVPTGCLTLVILFVLFLVGILFEATTIIKDSDAYKESMAMVQHNKIVIEKLGEPIETDGMFSGTVNARNEVRTCDVQVPIKGPKGKGTLFIVGERRGKWKYSELSVYIKNTDEKIDLLEK from the coding sequence ATGGAAGATTCAAACGAACTTATTGTAGATAAAAGAAGCTGGTGGGGCAAAAACTGGAAATGGTTTGTGCCAACGGGCTGTTTGACTTTAGTTATACTTTTTGTCTTATTTCTAGTCGGAATTTTGTTTGAAGCGACCACAATTATCAAAGATTCTGATGCTTATAAGGAATCGATGGCAATGGTACAGCATAATAAAATTGTAATCGAAAAACTCGGAGAACCTATAGAAACCGACGGAATGTTTTCAGGAACTGTCAATGCAAGAAATGAAGTCAGAACTTGTGACGTTCAAGTGCCTATAAAAGGCCCTAAAGGCAAAGGCACTTTGTTTATTGTAGGTGAAAGAAGAGGAAAATGGAAATACAGTGAATTGTCTGTTTATATTAAAAATACAGATGAGAAAATAGATTTACTCGAGAAATAA
- a CDS encoding L,D-transpeptidase family protein, which yields MKTLYSFTVILGLSFFVSSYNRIESTNFSYTKTPNAAIIHTTPNDDENEISNDFFKRYSDLKKYKSDIMSLYKNRSVGTIWYDENEISEFGTALYEKAKKTNNLVIPYQKEIEQLFDSSSESNLSKTDADMLLSSLYIVYAKKSNADAKKKMSYDAMLKDFMNFSTLEDTTPTASADAKVEFDQYYKLQDVLKKYKRLEKSSKWKPIVPAENPYKDLRPDAVSNTIAQVRTRLYLLGDLKQDSKSDVYDRELMDAVMKYKVRNGFKPNYILSAEHIKEMNVPLEDKVATLKLNMERCREISAQIAASDEYVLVNIPSYELVYVKNGKVQMTSPVFVGAPLTKTTIFNGEIDRIVFSPYWTVPQSIVQNELRSKIAADPNYLAEKNMEMVNGQIRQKPGPENSLGLVKFMFPNPDDIYMHDTPSKTLFDFEQRTFSHGCINVKMAKELAAAMLKDYPEWTQDKIDKAMAGKTENTFKLTKKVPIFITYFTSLVNENGEIGFFQDVYERDSEMNSPLSVTSN from the coding sequence ATGAAAACACTATATTCATTCACCGTAATTTTAGGTTTGAGTTTTTTTGTATCTTCTTATAACAGAATTGAAAGCACAAATTTTTCATATACAAAAACTCCAAACGCTGCCATCATTCATACAACCCCAAATGATGACGAAAATGAAATTTCAAACGACTTCTTTAAAAGATACTCTGATTTGAAAAAATACAAATCTGATATCATGTCGTTATACAAAAATAGATCTGTTGGAACTATTTGGTATGATGAAAATGAAATCAGCGAATTTGGTACAGCATTGTACGAAAAAGCCAAAAAAACAAATAATTTGGTAATTCCTTATCAAAAAGAAATTGAACAGCTTTTTGACTCTTCATCTGAATCGAATCTGTCAAAAACAGATGCTGATATGCTTTTGAGCTCATTGTATATTGTATATGCGAAAAAAAGCAACGCAGATGCCAAGAAAAAAATGTCTTATGATGCTATGTTGAAAGATTTTATGAATTTCAGCACGCTTGAAGATACAACACCAACAGCCTCAGCAGATGCGAAAGTAGAATTTGATCAATATTATAAATTGCAAGATGTTCTAAAAAAATACAAAAGATTAGAAAAATCAAGCAAATGGAAACCAATTGTTCCTGCAGAAAATCCATACAAAGACTTGCGCCCAGATGCCGTTTCAAATACTATTGCCCAAGTGAGAACACGTTTATACTTGTTGGGCGATTTGAAACAAGATTCTAAAAGCGATGTTTATGATCGTGAATTGATGGATGCCGTAATGAAATACAAAGTTCGTAACGGATTCAAACCAAATTATATTTTGAGTGCAGAACATATTAAAGAAATGAATGTTCCGCTTGAAGATAAAGTCGCTACTTTGAAACTTAATATGGAAAGATGCCGTGAAATTTCGGCTCAAATTGCGGCGAGCGACGAGTATGTATTGGTTAATATTCCTTCTTATGAATTAGTTTATGTTAAAAATGGAAAAGTTCAAATGACCTCACCAGTGTTTGTTGGAGCGCCTTTAACTAAAACAACCATTTTTAATGGCGAAATTGACCGAATTGTTTTTAGCCCATATTGGACAGTGCCACAAAGTATTGTGCAAAACGAATTGAGATCTAAAATTGCCGCAGACCCAAATTATCTTGCAGAAAAAAATATGGAAATGGTAAATGGCCAAATACGACAAAAACCAGGACCAGAAAATTCTTTAGGTTTGGTGAAATTCATGTTCCCAAATCCGGACGATATTTACATGCACGATACGCCTTCAAAAACGTTATTCGATTTTGAACAACGAACTTTCAGCCACGGTTGTATCAATGTAAAAATGGCAAAAGAATTGGCCGCAGCAATGCTAAAAGATTATCCAGAATGGACTCAAGACAAAATTGACAAAGCAATGGCAGGAAAAACCGAAAACACTTTTAAATTGACTAAAAAAGTGCCCATTTTTATCACTTATTTCACATCATTAGTAAATGAAAATGGTGAAATTGGTTTCTTTCAGGATGTATATGAAAGAGATTCTGAAATGAATAGCCCATTGTCTGTAACTTCAAATTAA
- a CDS encoding methylmalonyl-CoA mutase family protein has product MEPQIPYIPKNKVRIVTAASLFDGHDAAINIMRRIIQSTGVEVIHLGHDRSVEEVVNTAIQEDANAIAMTSYQGGHNEYFKYMYDLLREKGAGHIKIFGGGGGVILPSEISELHEYGITRIYSPDDGRSLGLQGMINDLVQRADFPIGDKLNGEIDHIENKVPTAIARLISAAENFPEIAKPVFDKIHESNATSKIPVLGITGTGGAGKSSLVDELVRRFLIDFPEKTIGLISVDPSKRKTGGALLGDRIRMNAINNPRVYMRSLATRQSNLALSKYVAEAIQVLKAAKYDLIILETSGIGQSDTEIMDHSDVSLYVMTPEFGAATQLEKIDMLDFADLVALNKFDKRGALDALRDVKKQYQRNHNLWDKSPDEMPVFGTIASQFNDPGMNTLYKAIMDKVVEKTASDLKSTFEITKEMSEKIFVIPPHRTRYLSEIAENNRSYDETATAQQKVAQKLYGIFKTIESVSGKVPQITKAGIDDNSVILSGVEGLDENRIFLNLLLNQFDKVKMDLDPYNWEIILNWADKVAKYKNPVYSFKVRDKEIKIATHSESLSHLQIPKIALPKYEGWGDILRWNLQENVPGEFPFASGLYPFKREGEDPSRMFAGEGGPERTNKRFHYVSAGMPAKRLSTAFDSVTLYGNDPDLRPDIYGKIGNAGVSICCLDDAKKLYSGFDLVHALTSVSMTINGPAPMLLGFFMNAAIDQQCEIYIKANDLEKEVEAKINKLYKEKGIERPRYQGELPAGNNGLGLMLLGVTGDQVLPLEVYNEIKVKTLAQVRGTVQADILKEDQAQNTCIFSTEFALRLMGDVQEYFITKNVRNFYSVSISGYHIAEAGANPITQLAFTLSNGFTYVEYYLSRGMNINDFGPNLSFFFSNGVDPEYSVIGRVARKIWAKAMKNKYGANERAQMLKYHIQTSGRSLHAQEIDFNDIRTTLQALYAIYDNCNSLHTNAYDEAITTPTEESVRRAMAIQLIINKEFGLAKNENPIQGSFIIEELTDLVEAAVLQEFDRITERGGVLGAMETMYQRSKIQEESLYYETLKHNGDFPIVGVNTFLSSKGSPTVIPAEVIRATEEEKQYQITMLDNLHNFHEAKVNEHLNALQQAAIKNENLFDYLMEATKVCSLGQITSALFEVGGQYRRNM; this is encoded by the coding sequence ATGGAACCACAAATACCATATATTCCTAAAAATAAAGTAAGAATTGTCACAGCCGCTTCGCTATTTGACGGACATGATGCCGCAATCAATATCATGCGCAGAATCATACAGTCAACGGGAGTTGAGGTAATACATTTAGGTCATGACCGAAGTGTTGAAGAAGTTGTAAATACCGCCATTCAAGAAGATGCGAATGCGATCGCAATGACATCGTACCAAGGAGGACACAACGAATACTTTAAATATATGTATGATTTGCTTCGCGAAAAAGGAGCGGGACATATTAAAATCTTTGGAGGCGGAGGCGGCGTAATCCTGCCAAGCGAAATTTCAGAATTGCATGAATATGGAATTACAAGAATTTATTCTCCAGATGACGGCCGTTCTTTAGGACTTCAAGGAATGATTAATGATTTGGTTCAGCGTGCTGATTTTCCTATCGGAGATAAACTAAACGGAGAAATCGATCATATCGAAAATAAAGTGCCAACGGCAATTGCACGTTTAATTTCTGCTGCAGAAAACTTCCCTGAAATTGCAAAACCAGTTTTTGATAAAATTCACGAAAGTAATGCCACTTCTAAAATTCCAGTTTTAGGAATTACGGGAACGGGTGGAGCTGGAAAATCTTCTTTGGTAGACGAATTGGTTCGCCGTTTCTTGATTGATTTCCCAGAAAAAACAATCGGATTGATTTCTGTCGATCCTTCTAAGAGAAAAACCGGAGGAGCGCTTTTAGGAGACAGAATCCGTATGAATGCGATTAATAACCCTCGCGTATATATGCGTTCGCTGGCGACACGTCAGTCGAATTTGGCTTTGTCTAAATATGTAGCTGAAGCGATTCAGGTTTTAAAAGCAGCAAAATACGATTTGATTATTCTGGAAACTTCAGGAATCGGACAGTCTGATACTGAAATTATGGATCATTCTGACGTATCATTATATGTAATGACACCAGAATTTGGAGCTGCAACGCAATTGGAGAAAATCGACATGCTTGATTTTGCCGATTTAGTGGCTTTAAATAAATTTGATAAACGTGGCGCGTTGGATGCTTTGCGCGATGTAAAAAAACAATATCAAAGAAACCATAATCTTTGGGATAAAAGCCCAGACGAAATGCCTGTTTTCGGAACAATTGCTTCGCAGTTTAACGATCCGGGAATGAACACGCTTTACAAAGCGATTATGGATAAAGTGGTTGAAAAAACGGCTTCAGATTTGAAATCGACTTTTGAAATCACTAAAGAAATGAGCGAGAAAATCTTCGTGATTCCGCCACACAGAACACGTTATTTATCTGAAATTGCAGAAAATAACAGATCTTATGATGAAACAGCAACTGCACAGCAAAAAGTAGCTCAAAAATTATACGGAATTTTTAAAACCATAGAATCGGTTTCTGGAAAAGTTCCTCAAATCACAAAAGCAGGAATCGACGACAATAGTGTCATCCTGAGCGGAGTCGAAGGACTCGACGAAAACAGAATCTTCTTAAATTTGTTGCTGAACCAGTTTGACAAAGTAAAAATGGATTTAGATCCGTACAATTGGGAAATTATCCTGAATTGGGCTGATAAAGTAGCGAAATATAAAAATCCGGTTTATTCGTTTAAAGTTCGTGATAAAGAAATTAAAATCGCAACGCATTCTGAAAGTTTATCGCACTTACAGATTCCGAAAATTGCTTTACCTAAATACGAAGGTTGGGGCGATATCTTGCGTTGGAATTTACAGGAAAATGTTCCTGGAGAATTTCCGTTTGCTTCGGGATTGTATCCGTTTAAACGTGAAGGTGAAGATCCGTCGAGAATGTTTGCGGGTGAGGGCGGACCAGAAAGAACCAATAAACGTTTTCATTATGTAAGTGCGGGAATGCCTGCAAAACGTCTTTCTACGGCTTTTGACAGTGTAACTTTATACGGAAACGATCCAGATTTGCGTCCAGATATTTACGGGAAAATTGGAAATGCGGGAGTTTCAATCTGCTGTTTAGACGATGCCAAAAAACTATATTCAGGTTTCGATTTGGTTCATGCGTTGACTTCCGTAAGTATGACCATTAATGGGCCTGCGCCAATGTTGTTAGGTTTCTTTATGAACGCGGCAATCGATCAGCAATGTGAGATTTACATCAAAGCAAATGATTTAGAAAAAGAAGTTGAGGCAAAAATCAACAAATTATACAAAGAAAAAGGAATCGAAAGACCAAGATACCAAGGCGAGCTTCCGGCTGGAAACAACGGTTTAGGATTAATGCTTTTGGGTGTTACCGGAGATCAGGTTTTACCTTTAGAGGTTTATAACGAAATAAAAGTAAAAACGTTAGCTCAAGTTCGTGGAACGGTTCAAGCCGATATTTTAAAAGAAGATCAGGCGCAGAATACTTGTATTTTCTCTACTGAATTTGCTTTGCGATTAATGGGTGACGTTCAGGAATATTTTATCACTAAAAACGTTCGTAATTTCTATTCGGTTTCGATTTCAGGATATCATATTGCCGAGGCGGGAGCAAACCCAATTACGCAGTTGGCCTTTACACTTTCAAATGGTTTCACTTACGTGGAATATTATTTGAGCCGTGGCATGAACATCAACGATTTTGGACCAAATTTATCGTTCTTTTTCTCTAACGGAGTAGATCCGGAATATTCGGTAATTGGTCGTGTGGCGCGTAAAATTTGGGCAAAAGCCATGAAAAACAAATACGGAGCCAACGAAAGAGCACAAATGCTGAAATATCATATTCAAACATCTGGACGTTCGTTACACGCGCAGGAAATTGATTTCAACGATATCAGAACGACTTTACAAGCTTTATATGCGATTTACGACAACTGTAATTCATTGCACACAAACGCTTACGACGAAGCGATTACAACACCAACAGAAGAATCTGTACGTCGTGCAATGGCGATTCAGCTGATTATCAATAAAGAATTTGGTTTAGCGAAAAACGAAAACCCTATTCAGGGTTCATTCATCATCGAAGAATTAACCGATTTAGTTGAAGCTGCAGTTCTACAAGAATTCGACAGAATTACTGAAAGAGGAGGAGTTTTGGGTGCAATGGAAACGATGTACCAAAGATCTAAAATTCAGGAAGAAAGTTTGTATTATGAAACTTTAAAACACAACGGAGATTTCCCAATTGTGGGTGTGAATACATTCTTGAGCTCAAAAGGATCGCCAACGGTAATTCCGGCTGAGGTTATTCGCGCAACAGAAGAAGAAAAACAATACCAGATTACCATGCTGGATAATTTGCATAATTTCCACGAAGCAAAGGTAAATGAGCATTTAAATGCTTTACAGCAAGCAGCTATTAAAAACGAAAACTTATTCGATTATTTAATGGAAGCGACAAAGGTTTGTTCTTTAGGGCAGATTACTTCAGCGTTGTTTGAAGTTGGTGGGCAGTATAGAAGGAATATGTAG
- a CDS encoding restriction endonuclease — protein MAKSKSQKIAEKTIFAAFNILKEAGGEMLGKDVIEKIRETVTFDEYENDRLEKTGNIRWESVLRFFTIDCMKAGYLRKNKGIWILTDEGENAIKLGQENLLKTATELYREWDGNRKKQITKDGVVEKDITEENTHQAQEAIISQYEEQAYNGIRNFVISKNPYEFQDLVAGLLKAMGYFISEIAQRGPDGGIDIIAFTDALGTKQPRIIVQVKHKPNDSISSDEVQKLAGALKRNTDVGIFVTSGTFSKPAIKEARDSREHIELIDFNRFTSLWQEYYSKMNDEQKNLLPLHPIYFLGSNE, from the coding sequence ATGGCAAAATCAAAATCACAGAAAATAGCAGAAAAAACCATTTTTGCAGCCTTTAATATTTTAAAAGAAGCTGGAGGTGAAATGCTTGGAAAAGATGTTATTGAAAAAATTAGAGAAACTGTAACTTTTGATGAATACGAAAATGATAGGTTAGAAAAAACAGGGAATATTCGCTGGGAATCAGTTTTGAGGTTTTTTACGATAGACTGCATGAAAGCTGGCTATCTACGTAAAAATAAAGGAATTTGGATATTGACTGATGAGGGAGAAAATGCTATAAAACTTGGCCAGGAAAATTTATTAAAAACAGCAACAGAACTTTATCGTGAATGGGATGGAAACCGAAAAAAACAAATAACTAAAGACGGCGTTGTAGAAAAAGATATTACAGAAGAAAATACGCACCAAGCTCAAGAGGCTATAATAAGTCAGTATGAAGAGCAAGCCTATAATGGTATTAGAAACTTTGTAATTAGTAAAAACCCTTATGAGTTTCAAGATTTAGTTGCAGGATTATTAAAGGCGATGGGTTATTTTATTTCTGAAATCGCACAAAGAGGCCCAGACGGAGGAATTGATATTATAGCATTTACGGATGCTTTAGGAACAAAACAACCTCGTATTATTGTACAAGTAAAGCACAAGCCAAATGATAGTATTTCTTCTGATGAAGTGCAGAAATTAGCAGGAGCATTAAAACGTAATACAGATGTGGGAATATTTGTTACTTCAGGGACATTCTCTAAACCTGCAATAAAAGAAGCAAGAGATTCAAGGGAACATATTGAATTAATTGATTTTAATAGATTTACTTCTTTATGGCAAGAATATTATTCTAAAATGAATGATGAACAAAAAAATTTATTGCCTTTACATCCAATTTATTTTTTAGGAAGTAATGAATAA
- a CDS encoding DUF6804 family protein yields MKVLLKFILIVLFVVCFCEGLPYWYFVFLKTFGMVAFYWLYFSEKEKAIWKYIWVISIIVIQPFLPIEMKRENWLAVDVFWIILLLIGIFENLMNKDIDFDINNK; encoded by the coding sequence ATGAAAGTTCTTTTAAAATTTATACTGATTGTATTATTTGTGGTGTGTTTTTGTGAAGGATTACCATATTGGTATTTTGTGTTTTTAAAAACATTTGGAATGGTGGCATTTTACTGGCTTTATTTTTCAGAAAAAGAAAAAGCAATTTGGAAATACATTTGGGTTATTTCAATAATAGTAATACAGCCATTTCTTCCTATCGAAATGAAAAGAGAAAATTGGTTAGCAGTTGATGTATTTTGGATAATATTACTTCTTATTGGGATATTTGAAAATTTAATGAATAAAGACATTGATTTTGATATAAACAATAAATAA